One part of the Methanocalculus alkaliphilus genome encodes these proteins:
- a CDS encoding efflux RND transporter permease subunit — protein MKPLFRYLSDTINARPALVAGLFFALILLAFYGTGFLHMATGSETYLDKSTRQGVIMEQYQDTFRTNNIMVIIESDDVVDPDTLLMIDQLSWSLQRERYVASASGITDLIRMMNGGTIPRSTGEISQILDNAPPDILDRVYPSNMMTILIVSLEPGTSSDVRESILRNFETIIGMTDLPPGTTITLSGDAAFAQQMKEEMRTSMGVLIGAAMILMIIAVMLLFSHVSYRLLPVGVVAIGLLLTFGMMGLFDIPISMVTIGAFPVLIGIGIDYAIQFHSRLDEELRRQPMAGAICSTLTKTGPAVFYAMIATSMGFIAMMVSPVPMVRDFGLVCVIGVVFCYIAALIIVPTFGILIGYTPKPPKGEGGLMKRYNNLLGRLATKIARVPIPVILVLGLVALAGVQMDTYVPISTDEHTFVPDDMPAVVDIKKVTRTMGSTLTLPIYISGDTVLSPEGIRWIDEYGEYAVAKHGEITRVQSITTYMRTYNDGQLPETRTEIRAVLERIPEDTKKLYINGNNEAVIQFSLLQMETDQQKSLVDQVRSDLLFIEPPVGISATPTGSVELFTTLIDDIRKGKTYMTLLGFLLIFGFLLLIYRKAKLALTPLVPIIMIVGWNGLIMYTLHIDYTPLTATLGSMAIGIACEYTILIMERCQEELDKGLPLYDAINTSVAQIGSAITVSGLTTVFGFSALLLSSFNIISNFGMVTVITVGFSLIGAIIVMPAVLAIANRDAIAR, from the coding sequence GTGAAGCCCCTCTTTCGCTATCTGTCAGATACCATCAATGCCAGGCCGGCCCTTGTCGCAGGTCTCTTCTTTGCATTGATTCTGCTTGCCTTCTACGGGACCGGTTTCCTTCATATGGCAACAGGATCCGAGACCTACCTCGATAAGAGTACCCGGCAGGGTGTCATCATGGAACAGTACCAGGATACCTTCCGGACCAACAACATCATGGTGATCATCGAATCAGACGATGTCGTTGATCCTGATACATTGCTGATGATCGATCAGCTCTCCTGGAGCCTTCAGAGGGAGCGATACGTCGCCAGTGCGTCCGGGATAACGGATCTCATCAGGATGATGAATGGCGGCACCATCCCCCGTTCGACCGGTGAGATATCGCAGATCCTCGATAATGCTCCGCCGGATATCCTTGACCGTGTCTATCCCTCCAATATGATGACGATCCTCATCGTCTCCCTTGAGCCTGGGACAAGTTCGGATGTACGGGAGAGTATCCTTCGTAACTTCGAGACGATCATCGGGATGACCGATCTCCCACCGGGTACTACCATCACCCTCTCTGGAGATGCGGCATTTGCCCAGCAGATGAAGGAAGAGATGAGGACCTCGATGGGGGTTTTAATCGGGGCTGCGATGATCCTGATGATAATCGCAGTGATGCTCCTCTTCTCCCACGTCAGCTACCGCCTCCTTCCGGTGGGTGTCGTTGCCATCGGCCTTCTCCTGACATTTGGGATGATGGGGCTCTTTGATATCCCGATAAGTATGGTGACCATCGGGGCATTCCCCGTTCTTATCGGTATCGGGATCGATTATGCCATCCAGTTCCATTCCCGTCTGGATGAAGAGCTTCGGAGACAGCCGATGGCCGGGGCCATCTGCTCAACCCTCACCAAGACCGGGCCGGCCGTCTTCTATGCGATGATCGCAACCTCGATGGGATTTATCGCAATGATGGTCTCTCCGGTTCCGATGGTCCGCGACTTCGGGTTGGTCTGTGTCATCGGCGTCGTCTTCTGTTATATTGCGGCGTTGATCATCGTCCCGACATTTGGTATTCTCATTGGCTATACCCCAAAACCTCCGAAAGGTGAGGGAGGGCTGATGAAAAGATATAACAACCTCCTTGGGAGGCTCGCCACAAAGATTGCCCGTGTCCCGATACCGGTCATCCTCGTCCTTGGGCTTGTCGCCCTTGCAGGTGTCCAGATGGACACCTATGTTCCGATATCCACCGATGAACATACGTTTGTACCAGATGATATGCCCGCTGTCGTTGATATCAAAAAGGTCACGCGGACGATGGGATCGACCCTCACCCTCCCCATCTATATCAGCGGGGATACTGTCCTCTCACCTGAAGGCATCCGGTGGATAGATGAATATGGGGAGTATGCGGTCGCGAAGCATGGTGAGATAACGCGGGTTCAGAGCATCACCACGTATATGCGCACCTACAATGATGGCCAGCTTCCGGAGACCAGAACCGAGATACGCGCCGTTCTTGAGAGGATACCTGAGGATACAAAGAAGCTCTATATCAATGGGAATAATGAAGCTGTGATCCAGTTCTCATTACTCCAGATGGAGACCGATCAGCAGAAATCACTCGTCGATCAGGTGCGATCAGATCTCCTCTTCATCGAGCCGCCGGTCGGTATCTCAGCAACTCCGACGGGTTCGGTCGAGCTCTTCACCACCCTCATCGATGATATCAGGAAAGGGAAGACGTATATGACCCTGCTTGGGTTCCTCCTCATCTTCGGGTTCCTCCTCCTCATCTACCGCAAAGCGAAGCTCGCTCTTACACCCCTGGTACCGATCATTATGATCGTCGGCTGGAACGGGCTGATCATGTACACCCTTCATATCGACTATACCCCGCTGACCGCGACCCTTGGATCGATGGCGATCGGGATCGCCTGTGAATATACCATCCTGATCATGGAGCGGTGCCAGGAGGAGCTGGATAAAGGTCTCCCCCTCTATGATGCCATCAACACAAGTGTCGCCCAGATAGGATCGGCGATCACCGTCTCCGGCCTGACAACCGTCTTTGGGTTCTCAGCCCTCCTCCTCTCAAGCTTTAACATCATCAGCAACTTTGGGATGGTCACTGTCATCACCGTCGGCTTCTCCCTCATCGGGGCGATCATCGTGATGCCCGCAGTGCTTGCCATTGCAAACCGGGATGCAATAGCCAGATAA
- a CDS encoding GyrI-like domain-containing protein: MRLIIEVEGAPQKVLGLRRTGSYDEIGPMIKEIASYIQEKGITPIGPPAYICHEMTLEAVQAATETGSADIEVVFPVDAGVEGEGDIQAYDLAGGRMVRIIHMGAYRDSKETYTELFSWLAEQNLSINGPIREVYMNDPETTEEDLLVTWIYAPVG, encoded by the coding sequence ATGCGATTAATTATCGAGGTCGAGGGAGCCCCGCAGAAGGTTCTCGGTCTCCGAAGAACCGGATCATACGATGAGATCGGACCGATGATCAAGGAGATCGCCTCCTATATTCAGGAGAAGGGAATAACTCCCATTGGACCGCCTGCCTACATCTGCCATGAGATGACACTGGAAGCGGTTCAGGCCGCGACAGAGACCGGTTCAGCTGATATTGAGGTGGTATTTCCGGTAGATGCCGGTGTCGAGGGGGAGGGGGATATACAGGCCTATGATCTTGCGGGCGGACGGATGGTCAGGATCATTCATATGGGGGCATACCGGGACTCTAAAGAGACCTATACCGAGCTCTTCAGCTGGCTTGCCGAACAGAATCTCTCCATCAATGGCCCCATCCGGGAGGTCTATATGAATGACCCCGAAACGACCGAGGAGGATCTCCTCGTCACCTGGATCTATGCCCCTGTCGGGTGA
- a CDS encoding nucleoside deaminase has product MNPDCMREAIRSARQGISKGQTPFGACIECNGRIIASAHNRVFAGTDSTAHAEIVAIREAQEKLGTIDLSGCTMYATTEPCPMCFAACHWAKISRIVYGTSIEDVRALGFSEMTISNISMQEFGGSRMEIIGGYLIEENQALLREWAEMPDRRVY; this is encoded by the coding sequence ATGAATCCTGACTGCATGCGTGAAGCGATACGGTCCGCCCGTCAAGGGATTAGCAAAGGGCAGACTCCCTTTGGTGCCTGCATCGAATGCAATGGCCGGATCATCGCCTCTGCCCATAACCGGGTCTTCGCAGGAACCGACAGCACGGCACATGCCGAGATCGTCGCCATAAGGGAGGCGCAGGAGAAGCTTGGCACAATTGATCTCTCAGGCTGCACCATGTATGCAACAACCGAGCCTTGCCCGATGTGCTTTGCCGCATGCCACTGGGCAAAGATCAGCAGGATCGTCTACGGCACCTCAATAGAGGATGTCAGAGCTCTCGGCTTCTCTGAGATGACCATCTCAAATATCAGTATGCAGGAGTTTGGAGGGAGCCGGATGGAGATCATCGGCGGGTATCTCATTGAAGAAAATCAGGCCCTTCTCCGCGAATGGGCAGAGATGCCGGATCGAAGAGTTTACTGA
- a CDS encoding MFS transporter → MKNLLPPIAGVFVIMALSNAVVPVLPAFGEGSVLQGIIFSAYFFGALITVFPAGYASDRIGPTPLIQTGLVITLLSGMILIFVGSPLLIILARFIEGIGAGLFIASAMSLLNARPDHTRLAGYFMAALNAGLLAGLAGTGWIVSILSDPRAGLFVFTILSGIVCILAVRMDERVGKKAAPSNIPFYLTEYRWLWYSAIIIVGTTGALTSLYPEFGGHNPLLTGVFIASMNLATMVSVLIVSRFRLEPIITIRIAAVGVGSAALLCLISPWGFPIMGAFAGFAIIAQMTFLAGTGAPQGIMMGILNTSTYGGLALLPFFAGFIAEFGTFTMAFLFPALLTITVAVTIGQCRCSLPPRLQ, encoded by the coding sequence ATGAAGAACCTCCTCCCCCCGATCGCAGGGGTATTTGTAATAATGGCACTCTCCAATGCGGTAGTGCCGGTACTTCCTGCTTTTGGGGAGGGGTCCGTTCTCCAGGGGATCATCTTCTCGGCATACTTTTTTGGAGCCCTCATTACCGTCTTCCCGGCAGGCTATGCAAGCGACCGGATCGGACCGACGCCGCTTATCCAGACCGGGCTTGTGATCACCCTCCTCTCAGGAATGATCCTGATCTTTGTCGGTTCACCACTTCTGATCATCCTTGCCCGCTTCATAGAAGGGATCGGTGCAGGTCTCTTCATTGCATCGGCGATGTCGCTTCTGAATGCCCGGCCCGATCACACCCGTCTTGCCGGATACTTCATGGCTGCCCTGAACGCCGGTCTCCTCGCAGGCCTCGCAGGAACAGGATGGATCGTCTCCATTCTCAGCGACCCACGGGCCGGGCTCTTCGTCTTTACCATCCTCTCAGGGATCGTCTGTATCCTGGCTGTCAGGATGGACGAAAGGGTCGGAAAGAAGGCCGCCCCCTCAAATATTCCCTTCTACCTGACAGAATACAGGTGGCTCTGGTACTCAGCCATTATCATCGTCGGTACAACAGGCGCACTCACCTCACTCTATCCTGAGTTTGGCGGCCACAATCCGCTCCTCACAGGAGTTTTCATCGCAAGCATGAATCTGGCAACGATGGTGTCGGTCCTGATCGTCTCCCGGTTCAGGCTTGAGCCGATCATCACGATACGTATTGCTGCAGTCGGTGTCGGATCGGCAGCTCTCCTATGCCTCATATCTCCCTGGGGTTTTCCGATCATGGGGGCATTTGCCGGATTTGCGATTATTGCGCAGATGACGTTCCTTGCCGGTACAGGAGCACCCCAGGGGATCATGATGGGGATCCTGAATACCTCGACCTATGGGGGGCTTGCACTTCTCCCCTTCTTTGCAGGTTTTATTGCCGAATTTGGAACATTCACCATGGCCTTCCTCTTCCCGGCCCTCCTCACCATCACCGTCGCAGTCACGATAGGACAGTGCCGGTGCAGCCTTCCCCCACGACTTCAGTAA
- a CDS encoding beta-propeller domain-containing protein, whose protein sequence is MNRYLTGALLVGGLVAALIIGAGFYDRQASEPADGPIPFASADEVREFLQTADQEYTTGWNGGLRILPGAMTKDAAAIAPPMTSPVMEGAGSSPEYSTTNIQVEGVDEADFVKNDGRYIYIIAGGRLLIVDAYPPENARIISNTTLSGTPREMYLAGSTIAIIADITEESFMAVEGSAAPVPVYRQVTGVSVYDCADRSRPRLIREVSASGSYTSSRMTGGVIYLVSQESPQRHGPDMPLPIIRDGDRHYDPGIWRFDDLPGPFVFQTITAFRPAATSPVRSESYLVGYGTTIYATQENLYITYTHYGGQPYGRTGPSTIIHRFELRRGDPIWRQTMSVPGMMLNQFSMDEYRDHLRVATTVEEYGREGMQTSSRITIFDRSGRVTGEITGIAPTERIFAARFIGDRCYLVTFRQIDPFFVIDLSNPENPSILGELKIPGYSDYLHPFDANHIIGIGKDTKETAWGGFTTTGVKIALFDVSDVKKPDLLDSITLGGMGSDSEVLRDHKAFYFNREIGLMALPITVADGYGRGYVWEGTYLYTISPKSGFTLHGTIPQYTGDAPPEPGHWPTAVRRSLSIGETIATISDTTIVVSDLGDPTKRYAEIPLPAGDRWGYGRWHPPVMAF, encoded by the coding sequence ATGAACCGATATCTCACTGGAGCTCTGCTTGTCGGGGGGCTGGTCGCCGCACTGATCATCGGGGCCGGATTCTATGATCGCCAGGCATCAGAACCAGCCGACGGGCCGATCCCGTTCGCCTCAGCAGATGAGGTCCGGGAGTTTCTGCAAACCGCGGATCAGGAGTATACGACCGGATGGAACGGTGGCCTCCGTATCCTTCCCGGAGCTATGACAAAAGACGCGGCAGCCATCGCGCCCCCCATGACCTCCCCGGTTATGGAGGGAGCCGGGAGCAGCCCCGAATATTCAACAACAAATATCCAGGTTGAAGGGGTGGATGAGGCGGACTTTGTCAAGAATGATGGTCGGTATATATACATCATCGCCGGGGGAAGATTGCTCATCGTTGATGCATATCCGCCGGAGAATGCACGTATCATCTCAAATACGACACTCTCCGGCACCCCTCGGGAGATGTATCTTGCCGGATCAACCATCGCGATCATCGCGGACATCACCGAAGAGTCTTTTATGGCGGTTGAAGGGAGTGCCGCGCCGGTCCCGGTCTATCGGCAGGTGACGGGCGTCTCCGTCTATGACTGTGCAGACCGGAGCCGGCCACGCCTCATCCGGGAGGTTTCTGCATCAGGGTCATACACCTCTTCCCGGATGACCGGGGGCGTCATCTATCTCGTCTCGCAGGAGTCCCCGCAGAGGCACGGGCCCGATATGCCACTTCCGATCATCCGGGACGGAGACCGGCATTATGATCCCGGGATCTGGCGGTTCGATGATCTCCCCGGCCCGTTCGTCTTCCAGACGATCACCGCATTCAGGCCGGCTGCGACGTCACCAGTCAGATCAGAGAGCTATCTTGTCGGGTACGGAACAACGATCTATGCAACACAGGAGAACCTGTATATCACCTACACCCACTATGGGGGCCAGCCATATGGGAGGACCGGCCCATCCACGATCATCCACAGGTTTGAGCTCAGGAGGGGCGATCCCATCTGGCGGCAGACGATGAGTGTTCCGGGGATGATGCTCAACCAGTTCTCGATGGATGAGTACAGGGATCATCTCCGGGTTGCAACCACCGTTGAAGAGTATGGGCGCGAAGGCATGCAGACCTCCTCACGGATCACCATCTTTGATCGATCCGGGAGAGTCACCGGCGAGATCACCGGCATTGCTCCGACAGAGCGGATCTTTGCGGCACGGTTCATCGGTGATCGCTGTTATCTCGTTACGTTCCGGCAGATCGATCCCTTCTTCGTCATCGATCTCTCAAATCCGGAGAACCCGTCCATTCTTGGTGAACTGAAAATCCCCGGATACTCAGATTACCTCCATCCCTTTGACGCAAACCATATCATCGGGATCGGAAAGGACACAAAGGAGACCGCATGGGGTGGGTTTACCACCACCGGCGTGAAGATCGCCCTCTTTGATGTCTCGGATGTAAAAAAGCCGGATCTGTTGGACTCGATCACCCTTGGCGGGATGGGGAGTGACTCCGAGGTTCTTCGTGACCACAAGGCATTCTACTTCAACAGGGAGATCGGCCTGATGGCGCTTCCGATCACGGTTGCAGATGGGTATGGCAGGGGGTACGTCTGGGAGGGGACCTATCTCTATACCATCTCTCCAAAGTCCGGGTTCACCCTTCATGGAACGATCCCCCAGTATACCGGCGATGCACCCCCGGAGCCCGGCCACTGGCCGACCGCCGTCCGGCGCTCCCTCTCGATAGGTGAAACCATTGCGACGATCTCTGACACGACCATCGTTGTAAGCGATCTTGGAGACCCGACAAAGCGGTATGCGGAGATCCCTCTCCCGGCAGGGGATCGGTGGGGATACGGGAGATGGCATCCCCCTGTTATGGCATTCTGA